The proteins below come from a single Miscanthus floridulus cultivar M001 chromosome 1, ASM1932011v1, whole genome shotgun sequence genomic window:
- the LOC136456051 gene encoding uncharacterized protein gives MLAEFDPVIQEHVRRITNDETHVHYLGPRIQNELIHLLASAIKSEIIKKIKSAKYFSVILDCTPDVSHQEQMSLIIRYVDSTLGHVEESFLGFLDVNDTTGQALFDVLENELKILDLDIDNVRGQGYDNGSNMKGKHQGVQRKLLDILKENITGLTLKSVSATRWESRINSVKAIRFQCADIREALLQVSDIDNDPAKSSEAKGLANNELGQYDFIVAVAIWYEVLYAANLVSKQMQEKDMLIDVAIKKVKGLISFFEGYRETGFLQALESAKEIALEMDIGTTFTKKRKITRKRHHDENPEDTNIATMSPEELFRIEYFNTLIDQAIVSLETRFEQYKEYQKNFGFLFTSETLRSLDNQSLKSSCDNLEAVLKKDEKSDIDAKELYMELKFLQDFIPEERMGPVEILRFLKEHGCFPNATIAYRVLLTIPVTVASAERSFSKLKLLKTYLRSTMTQERLNDLAIIALEGELLEKIDYEHIIEDFISKNTKRMMLFK, from the exons ATGTTGGCTGAATTTGATCCAGTTATTCAAGAGCATGTCCGCCGGATTACAAATGATGAAACTCACGTTCATTATCTTGGTCCTAGGATTCAGAATGAGTTGATACACTTACTTGCTTCTGCTATTAAGTCTGAAATTATTAAGAAGATAAAGAGTGCAAAGTATTTCTCTGTCATACTTGATTGTACCCCTGATGTAAGTCACCAAGAACAAATGTCTTTAATTATAAGATATGTGGACTCAACATTAGGTCATGTTGAAGAATCCTTTCTAGGATTCTTAGATGTAAATGACACGACTGGACAAGCACTTTTTGATGTGCTAGAGAATGAGCTAaagattcttgatcttgacatagatAATGTGAGAGGACAAGGCTATGATAATGGTTCAAATATGAAAGGAAAACATCAAGGTGTACAAAGGAAGCTTTTGGAT atactaaaagaaaaCATAACTGGACTGACTCTCAAGTCAGTTTCAGCAACACGATGGGAGAGTCGCATTAATAGTGTTAAAGCTATCAGGTTTCAGTGTGCAGACATTCGGGAGGCTCTACTTCAG GTATCTGATATTGATAACGATCCAGCAAAGAGTAGTGAGGCTAAAGGTTTGGCAAATAATGAACTTGGACAATATGACTTTATAGTGGCAGTTGCTATTTGGTATGAGGTACTGTATGCTGCTAATTTGGTAAGCAAACAAATGCAAGAAAAGGATATGCTTATTGATGTTGCTATCAAGAAAGTGAAagggcttatttctttcttcgagGGCTATAGGGAAACTGGTTTCTTACAAGCTTTGGAGTCGGCCAAAGAAATTGCACTTGAGATGGATATTGGTACTACATtcactaaaaaaagaaaaattacaaGAAAGAGGCATCACGATGAGAACCCAGAAGACACAAATATTGCCACAATGTCTCCAGAGGAGTTATTTAGAATAGAGTATTTTAACACTCTTATTGATCAAGCTATTGTCTCTCTGGAAACAAGATTTGAGCAGTACAAAGAATACCAAAAAAATTTTGGTTTCTTATTTACTTCGGAAACATTGCGGTCGTTGGATAACCAAAGCTTGAAGTCTTCTTGTGATAATCTTGAGGCTGTCCTTAAAAAGGATGAAAAATCTGATATTGATGCCAAAGAACTATATATGGAGCTGAAGTTTCTACAAGACTTCATTCCAGAAGAAAGAATGGGGCCTGTTGAAATTTTGCGGTTTTTAAAGGAGCATGGTTGTTTTCCTAATGCAACTATTGCATATAGAGTTTTGTTGACTATTCCTGTGACTGTTGCATCAGCAGAGCGAAGCTTTTCTAAGTTAAAGCTATTGAAGACTTATTTGCGTTCTACAATGACACAAGAAAGACTTAATGATTTGGCTATAATAGCACTTGAAGGTGAACTGTTGGAGAAGATTGATTATGAGCATATTATTGAAGACTTCATTTCAAAGAACACTAAAAGAATGATGTTATTCAAGTAA
- the LOC136456068 gene encoding zingipain-2-like produces the protein MAAAAALESVHAIQRNDSLLDLSVQQLVDCDTSNAGCRGGFAFKAFNYIISNGGLASEAAYPYRGWRDTCQAAANSPVVAMAGFNRVAAFLEFDLMFAVKFVPVVVAMDGSDDSSKNYAGGVYRGPCGHSLNHETLLVGYGTTDDWDYDYWIVKNSYGEGWGENGYMRMQRNINRDTEDSLGMCGILLDSIYPYMEWIDYP, from the coding sequence atggcagcagcCGCGGCGCTAGAGAGCGTGCACGCCATACAGCGCAACGACAGTCTGTTGGACCTGTCGGTGCAGCAGCTGGTGGACTGCGACACCAGCAACGCTGGCTGCAGAGGCGGCTTCGCTTTCAAGGCGTTCAATTACATCATCAGCAACGGCGGCCTCGCGTCCGAAGCCGCCTACCCGTACAGGGGATGGCGCGACACATGCCAGGCCGCTGCCAACTCCCCCGTCGTGGCCATGGCCGGGTTCAACCGGGTCGCGGCGTTCTTGGAGTTCGATCTGATGTTTGCAGTGAAGTTCGTTCCTGTGGTGGTTGCCATGGACGGCTCCGACGATTCCTCCAAGAACTACGCCGGTGGCGTGTACCGAGGACCGTGTGGTCACTCGCTGAACCACGAGACGCTTCTCGTTGGGTACGGCACCACCGACGACTGGGATTACGATTACTGGATCGTCAAGAACAGCTATGGAGAAGGTTGGGGCGAGAACGGCTACATGCGGATGCAACGCAACATCAACCGCGATACAGAAGACTCCTTGGGTATGTGCGGCATCCTTCTGGATAGCATTTACCCCTACATGGAATGGATTGACTACCCCTAG
- the LOC136456060 gene encoding uncharacterized protein: MQDYAWQEILLYGIVKFLAKHNLAFRGSNSKLYDDSNGNFLGLVEMLAEFDPVIQEHVRRITNDETHVHYLGPRIQNELIHLLASAIKSEIIKKIKSAKYFSVILDCTPDVSHQEQMSLIIRYVDSTLGHVEESFLGFLDVNDTTGQALFDVLENELKILDLDIDNVRGQGYDNGSNMKGKHQGVQRKLLDILKENITGLTLKSVSATRWESRINSVKAIRFQCADIREALLQVSDIDNDPAKSSEAKGLANNELGQYDFIVAVAIWYEVLYAANLVSKQMQEKDMLIDVAIKKVKGLISFFEGYRETGFLQALESAKEIALEMDIGTTFTKKRKITRKRHHDENPEDTNIATMSPEELFRIEYFNTLIDQAIVSLETRFEQYKEYQKNFGFLFTSETLRSLDNQSLKSSCDNLEAVLKKDEKSDIDAKELYMELKFLQDFIPEERMGPVEILRFLKEHGCFPNATIAYRVLLTIPVTVASAERSFSKLKLLKTYLRSTMTQERLNDLAIIALEGELLEKIDYEHIIEDFISKNTKRMMLFK, translated from the exons ATGCAAGATTATGCTTGGCAAGAAATTTTACTATATGGCATAGTAAAATTTCTTGCCAAGCATAATCTTGCATTTCGTGGAAGTAACAGCAAACTATATGATGATAGCAATGGGAATTTTTTGGGCTTAGTAGAGATGTTGGCTGAATTTGATCCAGTTATTCAAGAGCATGTCCGCCGGATTACAAATGATGAAACTCACGTTCATTATCTTGGTCCTAGGATTCAGAATGAGTTGATACACTTACTTGCTTCTGCTATTAAGTCTGAAATTATTAAGAAGATAAAGAGTGCAAAGTATTTCTCTGTCATACTTGATTGTACCCCTGATGTAAGTCACCAAGAACAAATGTCTTTAATTATAAGATATGTGGACTCAACATTAGGTCATGTTGAAGAATCCTTTCTAGGATTCTTAGATGTAAATGACACGACTGGACAAGCACTTTTTGATGTGCTAGAGAATGAGCTAaagattcttgatcttgacatagatAATGTGAGAGGACAAGGCTATGATAATGGTTCAAATATGAAAGGAAAACATCAAGGTGTACAAAGGAAGCTTTTGGAT atactaaaagaaaaCATAACTGGACTGACTCTCAAGTCAGTTTCAGCAACACGATGGGAGAGTCGCATTAATAGTGTTAAAGCTATCAGGTTTCAGTGTGCAGACATTCGGGAGGCTCTACTTCAG GTATCTGATATTGATAACGATCCAGCAAAGAGTAGTGAGGCTAAAGGTTTGGCAAATAATGAACTTGGACAATATGACTTTATAGTGGCAGTTGCTATTTGGTATGAGGTACTGTATGCTGCTAATTTGGTAAGCAAACAAATGCAAGAAAAGGATATGCTTATTGATGTTGCTATCAAGAAAGTGAAagggcttatttctttcttcgagGGCTATAGGGAAACTGGTTTCTTACAAGCTTTGGAGTCGGCCAAAGAAATTGCACTTGAGATGGATATTGGTACTACATtcactaaaaaaagaaaaattacaaGAAAGAGGCATCACGATGAGAACCCAGAAGACACAAATATTGCCACAATGTCTCCAGAGGAGTTATTTAGAATAGAGTATTTTAACACTCTTATTGATCAAGCTATTGTCTCTCTGGAAACAAGATTTGAGCAGTACAAAGAATACCAAAAAAATTTTGGTTTCTTATTTACTTCGGAAACATTGCGGTCGTTGGATAACCAAAGCTTGAAGTCTTCTTGTGATAATCTTGAGGCTGTCCTTAAAAAGGATGAAAAATCTGATATTGATGCCAAAGAACTATATATGGAGCTGAAGTTTCTACAAGACTTCATTCCAGAAGAAAGAATGGGGCCTGTTGAAATTTTGCGGTTTTTAAAGGAGCATGGTTGTTTTCCTAATGCAACTATTGCATATAGAGTTTTGTTGACTATTCCTGTGACTGTTGCATCAGCAGAGCGAAGCTTTTCTAAGTTAAAGCTATTGAAGACTTATTTGCGTTCTACAATGACACAAGAAAGACTTAATGATTTGGCTATAATAGCACTTGAAGGTGAACTGTTGGAGAAGATTGATTATGAGCATATTATTGAAGACTTCATTTCAAAGAACACTAAAAGAATGATGTTATTCAAGTAA